The following are from one region of the Roseimicrobium gellanilyticum genome:
- a CDS encoding FeoB-associated Cys-rich membrane protein has protein sequence MNASNDWQSWAALLVVIGTVIVFVKRTFWKKKRAGGCASCGSGPSKPVTSSRISPR, from the coding sequence ATGAACGCATCGAACGACTGGCAATCCTGGGCCGCACTCCTCGTGGTGATCGGCACGGTGATCGTCTTCGTGAAGCGCACGTTCTGGAAGAAGAAAAGGGCAGGAGGATGCGCCTCCTGCGGCAGTGGCCCTTCCAAGCCCGTCACGAGTTCCCGAATTTCGCCACGATGA
- a CDS encoding FeoA family protein, producing the protein MPTATTLCQLPPGASAVIEDIPVGHDEHITRLRELGLVPGTKVRLVRRAPLGDPIEISVRGSRLAMRRSEAQHIKILPQ; encoded by the coding sequence ATGCCCACTGCCACCACCCTCTGCCAACTGCCTCCCGGCGCGTCCGCGGTCATTGAAGACATTCCCGTTGGGCATGATGAACATATCACGCGCTTGCGTGAGCTCGGGCTGGTGCCGGGTACCAAAGTACGTCTTGTGCGTCGTGCGCCCCTTGGCGATCCCATCGAAATTTCGGTGCGTGGCTCCCGCCTTGCCATGCGCCGCAGCGAAGCCCAGCACATCAAGATTCTTCCCCAGTAG
- a CDS encoding UxaA family hydrolase, giving the protein MRSILRIHPADDLIVALQPLKAGHTYQLDHEAWSLPGDIGAKQKFAARNFAAGDRVTMYGVTVGRTTQAIAAGALVHTHNLKHDSDAFGGKQQEIAWSTPDVSRWKSRTFAGYKRPTGRAGSANYWVVIPLVFCENRNLNFMREALQTELGYKKTGPYQQFARQLAAMHQKGVSKSELEALAASIDETSTSKPLFPHVDGVKFLEHGLGCGGTRQDAEALCALLAGYIAHPNVAGATVLSLGCQHAQVSLLEKALADHHPHFAKPLHIFEQQKSASERDMMSRAIKTTFLGMAEANDLRREPCPISDLIVGVECGGSDGFSGISANPAIGHTADLLVALGGTAALSEFPELCGIEQELSNRCVTATLADRFVHLMRAYQRAAEACGSGFDANPSPGNIRDGLITDAIKSAGAAKKGGTSPVTDVLDYPEPITKPGLALVCTPGNDVESTTALAGAGCTVMLFSTGLGTPTGNPICPTLKISTNTELALRMGDVIDYDAGPIITGKKTVEQAGEEMLELTIATASGEYTPKAVALGQDDFLPWKRGVSL; this is encoded by the coding sequence ATGCGCTCCATCCTCCGCATCCACCCTGCCGATGATCTCATCGTAGCGCTGCAACCGCTCAAGGCGGGCCATACCTACCAACTGGATCACGAGGCTTGGAGCCTCCCCGGGGACATTGGCGCGAAGCAGAAATTCGCCGCACGCAATTTCGCTGCCGGGGATCGCGTGACCATGTACGGCGTGACCGTCGGGCGCACGACACAGGCCATCGCCGCAGGAGCCCTCGTGCACACCCACAATCTCAAGCACGACTCAGATGCCTTCGGCGGCAAGCAGCAGGAGATCGCCTGGAGCACGCCGGATGTCTCGCGGTGGAAGTCACGCACGTTTGCAGGCTACAAGCGGCCCACAGGACGCGCGGGCTCAGCAAACTACTGGGTGGTGATCCCGCTCGTATTCTGCGAGAACCGCAATCTCAACTTCATGCGCGAAGCGCTGCAGACGGAACTCGGCTACAAGAAGACCGGACCGTACCAGCAATTCGCACGACAGCTCGCCGCGATGCATCAAAAGGGTGTTTCGAAATCCGAACTCGAAGCTTTGGCGGCAAGCATTGACGAAACCTCCACATCCAAACCTCTGTTCCCGCACGTCGATGGCGTGAAGTTCCTGGAACACGGCTTGGGCTGCGGCGGCACACGGCAGGATGCGGAAGCGTTGTGCGCCCTGCTTGCCGGATACATCGCGCATCCGAATGTCGCAGGCGCCACGGTGCTCAGTCTCGGATGTCAGCATGCGCAAGTGAGTCTCTTGGAGAAGGCACTCGCGGATCACCATCCACACTTCGCGAAACCGCTGCACATCTTCGAGCAGCAGAAGAGCGCCTCCGAGCGCGACATGATGAGCCGCGCCATCAAGACCACCTTTCTCGGCATGGCAGAGGCGAATGACTTACGTCGCGAACCGTGTCCCATCAGTGATCTCATCGTGGGCGTGGAGTGTGGCGGCAGCGATGGCTTCTCCGGCATCTCCGCGAACCCCGCAATCGGCCACACCGCAGACCTGTTGGTCGCACTCGGTGGCACCGCCGCGCTCTCCGAGTTCCCTGAACTCTGCGGCATTGAGCAGGAACTCAGCAATCGCTGCGTCACCGCGACATTGGCTGATCGCTTCGTGCATCTCATGCGCGCCTACCAGCGTGCTGCCGAAGCCTGCGGCAGCGGCTTTGATGCGAATCCCTCGCCCGGCAACATTCGCGATGGCTTGATCACAGATGCCATCAAGTCCGCCGGTGCCGCGAAGAAGGGCGGCACCTCCCCCGTGACCGATGTACTCGACTATCCCGAACCCATCACCAAGCCCGGCCTCGCCCTCGTCTGCACCCCTGGCAACGATGTGGAAAGCACCACCGCCCTCGCAGGTGCCGGCTGCACCGTGATGCTCTTTTCCACCGGCCTCGGAACCCCCACCGGCAATCCCATCTGCCCCACCCTCAAGATCTCCACCAACACCGAACTCGCCCTCCGCATGGGCGACGTCATCGACTACGACGCCGGCCCCATCATCACCGGAAAGAAGACGGTAGAGCAAGCCGGGGAAGAAATGCTGGAGCTGACCATCGCCACCGCCAGTGGTGAATACACACCGAAGGCCGTGGCCTTGGGCCAGGATGACTTCCTGCCGTGGAAGCGTGGCGTGTCGCTGTAA
- the feoB gene encoding ferrous iron transport protein B produces the protein MSGAVADVMPEQPAGVSTRETLFAIVGNPNCGKSTIFNALTGLKQKVANYPGVTVEKREGSCMSLHGKRMRLIDLPGAYSLNARSPDEAVVRDVLFGRRRDTPRPDAVVIVADAANLERNLYLTTQVLELGLPALVVLNMMDVAEAKQWRIDLAQLSQKLGVPIIPMQASVGKGLVELKAAMSRKLEAPPKHEPPMPADITRALNEVRGDLVNAGAVHNEASLLEPLYLISDHDPEHYGIKDEHVNRIAAAHDTLEKKFPGWEDTLAGARYEAIEKMLDGVLRRPEREESTFTDKLDRFLLHPVWGVVTLIGLMAVLFYTVFSVAEGPMGWIEDAFGAIGSWVEGAMPEGDLRDLIVNGVVAGVGGVVVFLPQILILFFFIGLMEDSGYMSRVAFIMDRIMGKVGLNGKSFVPFLSAYACAVPGIMATRTIASLKDRIVTILVTPLASCSARLPVYALMIAAMLPSGEVPAWTKAMILLAMYLLGTVGAFFFAWIFNRTLMKGQSSLMVLEMPSYKRPSIRQLLLFMLERGRIFLRRAGTVILGLSILLWAAMTYPKTPDADKSVNLANSIAGQAGHLVEPLIKPLGFDWKIGIGLIASFAAREVFNSTMGIVYAVQEEDDEESVHLREHMAAEKWPDGSPVFTPLVCVSIMVFFVFAMQCLSTVAVVKRETNGWKWPLFQIGYMTAAAWLASFIVYQGGCLLGF, from the coding sequence ATGTCTGGAGCTGTAGCTGACGTCATGCCGGAGCAGCCGGCGGGAGTCTCGACCCGTGAGACCCTCTTTGCCATTGTAGGCAATCCGAACTGCGGAAAGAGCACCATCTTCAATGCGTTGACGGGCCTGAAGCAAAAGGTCGCGAACTATCCTGGCGTGACCGTGGAGAAGCGTGAGGGCTCCTGCATGTCCCTGCACGGGAAGCGGATGCGGCTCATCGACCTTCCCGGTGCCTACAGCCTGAACGCACGCTCGCCCGATGAGGCCGTGGTGCGTGATGTGCTCTTTGGCCGCCGTCGCGATACGCCCCGGCCTGACGCGGTGGTCATCGTGGCAGATGCGGCGAACCTGGAGCGCAATCTCTATCTGACCACTCAGGTGCTGGAACTGGGGCTGCCTGCCCTCGTGGTGCTGAACATGATGGACGTGGCCGAGGCCAAGCAGTGGCGCATTGACCTCGCCCAGCTCAGCCAGAAGCTCGGTGTGCCCATCATTCCCATGCAGGCGAGCGTTGGGAAGGGGCTCGTGGAATTGAAAGCCGCCATGAGCCGCAAGCTTGAGGCTCCGCCGAAGCACGAGCCCCCCATGCCTGCGGACATCACCCGTGCGCTGAATGAGGTGCGCGGTGATCTGGTGAATGCCGGTGCCGTGCACAATGAAGCCTCGCTGCTGGAGCCGCTTTATCTCATCTCCGATCATGATCCGGAACACTACGGCATCAAGGACGAGCACGTGAACCGCATTGCCGCTGCTCATGATACGTTGGAGAAAAAGTTTCCCGGGTGGGAGGACACGCTGGCGGGTGCGAGGTACGAGGCGATTGAGAAGATGTTGGATGGCGTCCTGCGCCGCCCTGAGCGTGAGGAGAGCACCTTCACGGACAAGCTCGACCGCTTCCTGCTGCATCCTGTTTGGGGTGTGGTGACACTCATTGGTTTGATGGCAGTGCTGTTCTACACCGTGTTCAGCGTGGCCGAGGGGCCCATGGGCTGGATTGAGGATGCATTTGGCGCCATTGGCTCCTGGGTGGAAGGCGCCATGCCGGAGGGCGATCTGCGTGACCTCATCGTGAATGGGGTCGTTGCGGGTGTAGGCGGTGTGGTGGTGTTCCTGCCGCAGATTCTCATCCTCTTCTTCTTCATCGGCCTCATGGAGGACTCGGGCTACATGTCGCGCGTGGCCTTCATCATGGACCGCATCATGGGGAAGGTGGGGTTGAACGGAAAATCCTTCGTGCCCTTCCTGAGCGCCTACGCGTGCGCGGTGCCTGGCATCATGGCGACGCGTACGATTGCGAGCTTGAAGGATCGCATCGTCACCATCCTGGTCACCCCCTTGGCGAGCTGCTCGGCACGTCTGCCGGTGTATGCGCTCATGATCGCAGCCATGCTGCCCTCGGGTGAAGTTCCCGCTTGGACGAAGGCCATGATCCTGCTTGCCATGTATCTCCTCGGTACGGTGGGCGCATTCTTCTTCGCGTGGATCTTCAATCGCACGCTCATGAAGGGACAAAGCAGTCTCATGGTGCTGGAGATGCCCAGCTACAAGCGTCCTTCCATCCGGCAACTGCTCCTCTTCATGCTCGAGCGTGGCCGCATTTTCCTGCGCCGCGCCGGCACCGTGATTCTCGGTCTTTCCATCCTTCTCTGGGCGGCCATGACCTACCCCAAGACTCCGGATGCGGACAAGTCCGTGAATCTTGCGAACAGCATTGCGGGCCAGGCTGGCCATCTTGTGGAGCCCCTGATCAAGCCACTGGGCTTTGATTGGAAGATTGGCATCGGTCTCATTGCCAGCTTCGCGGCGCGTGAAGTCTTCAACAGCACCATGGGAATCGTGTATGCCGTGCAGGAGGAGGACGATGAAGAGAGCGTCCATCTCCGCGAGCACATGGCCGCCGAAAAGTGGCCGGATGGATCCCCGGTGTTCACGCCGCTGGTGTGTGTGAGCATCATGGTCTTCTTCGTCTTTGCCATGCAGTGCCTGAGCACCGTGGCCGTGGTGAAGCGCGAGACGAACGGCTGGAAGTGGCCGCTCTTCCAGATTGGCTACATGACGGCCGCAGCCTGGCTGGCCAGTTTCATCGTCTACCAAGGAGGATGCCTGCTGGGCTTCTGA